ATTGCCATCAAGCGGACCGGTATCTGCGGGTCTGATGTCAGCTACTACAAGAAGTTCGCCAACGGCGACCTCTGCGCGTGTCACCCCCTGTCCCTAGGCCACGAATCTTCGGGAGAGGTCGTCTCCATCGGGCCCCAGGTCACGGGCTTCAAGCTGGGTGACCGCGTCGCTCTCGAGGTCGGCGTCCCCTGCGGACAGTGCACCATCTGCCGTAAAGGCAGATACAACCTCTGCAAGAAGATGAAGTTCCGCTCTAGCGCCAAGAGCGTGCCCCATTACCAAGGAACCCTCCAGGAACGAATCAACCATCCGGCGGCGTGGTGCCACAAGATCCCCGACCACGTCTCTTACGAAGCGGCCGCCCTCCTCGAGCCGCTCTCTGTCGCCATTCACGCCGTCAACAGAGCCGCGCCGGAGCCCGGCTCAACGGCCTTGGTCATCGGCGCAGGAACCGTCGGACTCCTGACAGCCGCCATGGCGCGGCAAGCTGGCTGCTCCGAAGTTACCATCACCGACGTCGATGCCGGCCGCGTAAACTACGCCGTCGAAAAGGGCTTCGCCACCCACGGCCACGTCGTCAAGACCAACTCCGGCACCTCCACGCCAGCCGACCCGGGCGTCATGACGCCCGCCAGCATCTTCTCCGTCCAGAGCGTCCAGAGCAAATTCGACGGCGCCAAGTCCCTCGCCGCGGAAATCCTGGCCCTCACAAAGGTGCCCGAAGAACTCGACTCGGACGCCGAAGACGACGGCGTCGACGTCACCTTCGAGTGCACCGGCAAAGAGGTCTGCATGCACACCAGCCTGTACGCCACGCGGCCCGGCGGGAAAGTCATCATGGTCGGCATGGGCACGCCCGTGCAGACTCTGCCGCTGTCGGTCGCGCACCTGCGGGAGATTGATATCCTTGGCATCTTCCGGTACGCGAATACCTACCCGACGGGCGTCCGTCTGCTCTGCGCCAAGGGCAACGGCGGGCTTCCGCCTCTGGATGATATGATTACGCACCGGTTCAAGGGGTTGCAGAACGCGTCAAAGGCGTTTGAGCTGGCGAGTCGGACGTTTGATGACGAGGGGAAGCTTGTGCTCAAGGTTGTTATCGAGGCTTGAGTCGGAGCCCCTCTTCTCTTGATGCGTAATTCCAAATTTGAATTTCTTTTTGGGGTTCGTGGTTTGCAAGTATGCGGGTTTGATTATAGATAGTACCatagattcttttctttcttctccatttactatattttggaAAGCAAGCGTTGGATAGTTTGACTAGGTGGTCATGATGACGAAGTTGATACCTACTTAGAGAGTAAGAAGGATCGTTGGGTTTACCGGGACACacaaaaaaaagagaaaagagcATAGGTAGGCTGCAGGctgaaaataaaaaacggatAGCATGATAAACTATGATATTGTGACATATGAAAAAAAGTCAAACAAGAAAATCAAAAGGGAGGAGAGGATTTATCTTTTTGAGATACATGAGGAAGGTACGTCAATGAAGGAAGGGAGCGTGGACGTGGGAAGGCGCCGGTGGCGGCGATTGTGATTGAACATTAAGATATGAGGCCCCGGTGGTCCAGTAGCTATGGCAGTACCTTCCACATCCGGGACTACCCATGTATTAAATCTGAGCTCAGGAAAATTCACTGATGGAGCTGGAACTGGAGGTTCAAGGAACCCACTGACATTGGTGTATCTTGACCAAAGAGTTTGTATTTTTTCGAGGGGTTTTCATGCCCCTTGCAAGTGTCGTCATGTCTACATTATCCCCGAAACGCCTCCCCATGAATCCCAGATAGGCTGATGGTGCGCGCAACCGCCGCCATAAAAGACTCTTCGCTCCCTTGACTAGTCGTCGACCGTTATCCCCTCTACATCATAATGTCTCCCGCGCCCGGGAGGTTGAAGCCGGAAGGGCCGTAGCTGGAGAAGTCGGCCGCCGCCGCACCGCCGCGGTTCCTGACACGTGCGGACTCGGCGATGCTGAACTTCTTGCCCAGGTCGCGCATGCCACTGATACTCTGCATGAGGTCGTTGAGACGTGACGTGATGGCGACCTCGTTCTCCTCGCAGAGTACCTCCTTTTCGAAGCCCTCCGCGTCAGAGGGAACAACGAGATCCAGCCGGTTCACGAGGGCTTGAATCTGGCGGAGGATGGTGTGAGATGGTGTAGTTTGTGCACCTGTGGTGGCGGATGCGGCGTCGGCTTGGTCCGCCCCGGCAAGGGGTTCGGCCGGCAGGCGCTCGAGGTAGGTTGTGATGAGGCGGATGCGGCCCTGAAGCATCTTGACGGCGTTCGCCTTGGCCGTGAGGGCGGCCACCATCTCTTCCTCTTCAGGAGACAGCTGGGCCTCTGTATCGTCGCCGTCTGCGCTGTCGGCAACGACGACGCGACGCTTGCCGCCCGACTCAACGAGCTGAACCTTGGGCTTCGCGGTCTCCTTGGGAGCTTCGACGGCGGTCGCGTTGCCGGCACCGCGCGCAACATGGTCCATGCTGATCATCTCAGCCTCGCCCGTCTCTACCGTGTATGGCAGCTCGCGGAAGCGTAGCTTGAGCTTTGATTCTCCGTCATCCATCTTCTTGTCCTCGCCCTCAGCCTCGGCAGCCCtcgggtcgtctacctcATAGTTGGACTCATAGATGGTCATGGGCAGCTTGCCGCCCACGGAATGAGTAAAGACTTCCTCAGGGTGGAAGCCAAGGAGGAGAGCCGACTCGTTGAATTCGGAGAGGAGCTGGTGGTGGATCGGGAGGATGGTCGGTGTCGGGCCTGTCACTGCGAGTAGAGTGTACCAGCCGACCAGGTCTAGGCTTCGGTCCTTGTGTACTGTCTTCACTTAGGGAGTGTTAGTCCAACGAAGGCGTATACAATGAACAATAGCTGAGCTTACTCTGCTCTAGTCTTGCGCCGAAGCGCCCGGAGTCCAGAAGGTAACCTCCTTCCACCTCAGGTGCCGGTATCGTGTGACAATCAAACGCATGTTCAACAGTAATCTCGCGACCATTCTGCTGGCCGAGAAGGGCGCCGACAATGGGTCCTTGCTGCGACCGCAGAGTATGGCGGGTGATGTAGTCGGATATGGTGAGGAGGACCAGAGGGTGGAGGATTGCCTGGAGCTCCGAGGACTTTTGGTTCGAAATGAGAGGGTTCACGTCGGAGGAAGCCATGGCTGACGCTTCTCTGGCCGTCGCCACAGGATGTCGGATTTTCTACTCGATTGTTGAGACCATACGAGGCAGTCAAGGGAGGGACGATCTGGATCGAAGACCTTTTGCTTGGTGTTTGGTTAAGTCGGTGGCGcttgctgttgttgctgcaGGTACAGTTGCAGATGTGTGGTTCGTCGCTCGGGGAAGGTGTCGGTGGTGGAGGTGAAGCTGCCTTGAGGCTGCCCCGCGATGTGGGGAAGGCATGGTCCACAGACCGAACGGGAGCTTAACATGACGAGAGGCTGAGGCAAAGAGTCAAGCCACATGCTGACTGTTCCAATCTGTGACCAATCAAAGCAAGGCGGGTAGCTTGGAGCTATGGTGGGGCCTACTTTGCTCACTGTAATTTTCATGAACTGAGGTGAGGTGCTCTGTACCTCTGGACCAATGTACCACTCTTCATCAACAACATTCTTGGTGTAGACAGAATGAGCACTATTCATTACGATGAGGTATTCTGTTCAGATTCATTCCAGCTTGGAGTAACTTGCACTATCATGGAGGCCAGGCTTGATGATGTCCTGTCATGTGCTGCCCATTTCAATCAGCGTCATTGACCCCTGCCTTGATAAGGTCATGAAGACACTAGATGAGTCCATGACTGGACAATGAAGCAAGTGCCTCAGATGAGAACGACCCCGGTCGCTTTCATTGTCCGAGCTTGTAACTTTATAGACAAGCAACAGACCGACCCAATAGTCTCAAGGTCTTTCACTTTTGAGCAGCATTGATGAGAGCGCTGGCAGCTCTGCACACCTCGTTGAAGTCATGGTACCTTACTCACTTGGGCACCACATGCCGCCTTCCCTGCCAAGTGGCAATCTGCATCCTGGAACCGAGAAAAGTGGCATCAAGGTGCTTGTCACGGTACGCAAAACATTGTgattttcctcttctttCTGCCAGGCACACCAGGCTGGGATGGAATCCCACCGTACCAAAGGGAACGACTCAAAGGCAAACTGTGCAACATGCCAACACTCTTCTCTTGGCTTCCTTCTTTGCTGTTCATGGCTCACTGTTACTGGATGTGCTCAGCTGCCCCCGTCAACTCCAACATGTACCCAGCAGAGCCCGTTGTTGGTTGGCACAGGGTTCAAATATGGATGCTTGGCCGTTTTCTTATCAGCTAGCGGCGTTCCCTCATCTCATCGATGTTGCATCCGCTCCCGCTCCCGCATCCGCAAGACACACTCATCTCTCCCTCTTTTCCCCTCCATCACTGTCACTCTCTCATCGATATGGAAAGCTCCCACCACTATCTGGGCATGTTTCCCCCAGTCTATCCAACAGGGCTTGCACCATACCCACAACCTGTGATACCATCGAAACGAGAGGATGACGACGTCCAATTCGTATCTTCCAATCCTgtcaagaagaggaagatcGGTGGCTATCAGCTGGTCACGCCACATTCCACCACAGACTCACCGGCGGCGGGGACTCACGCCCCCATCAACAACCAGCCGTCCGAGCCAGCCAAGCCAATCTCTCAGCCGGAGCGACGGGGAAGCACGGGCATGGTCGATCACTCACCCGCGGCCCGTTTGCCGGACGTTGACCCGATGAGAGGATGCTCCATGCCGACTCAAGAGAGGGCCTGTCATTCTGAATCATTCTGGACTGCACCGTCTACTGGACCACAGTGCTCACCACCGGTGTCTCCCAAATCACTTCCCGAACATATTTCGCCTTCCATGCTCGGCATTGACAAGAATGATGGATCTGCACCTGTTTGCACGAGCGGAACCAACGAAACGGTGGCTGATGTTCCCGCGCCGATCCCGCCAGCTATGATGTCGACCATGACTTCACCTCATGTGTATCAAACGCAACTACCAGGAGAACAAGGTACGCCGAGTCAGATGCAGGCAGAGACCGAGAACCACGCTGAGACTGCAAAGGAGACACCCACGGCTCCCTCAATTCCCACAGCTCCCATGCTAGCTGGTATCACTGACCTGGGCAAGATGAACTCTATGCCCGCATCAGAAGCAGACGGCACAATTATCTTACAACAGACAGCTGAGTCTGTGTCAACGCTGAACCACTCTAATGCCGAGACGGAGTCGAAGAATGACCTTCGCGATCTTTTGGATCAGCAGGTATCCCTTCACAGTTCCAAGATCAGCGACCCCCCTTTCCCCTTCCATACCCATACTCATCAAAACACACATACGTCAAAACCGCTGAATGCCGATGTTCACAACACCGCTCATGGCGCGTCGGATATCCAGACCGGGGCTTGCGCTGATCGCCCTGCGTCGGGAGCAAAGGCACCATGCCGTCAATGTGTGGAGGCGAGGTTGAGGCAGCAGGCTGCCAACATGACAGTCAACTCAGGCTTGCCAAACGGCACAAATGCATCTGCCCCCAGTCAGGCTCCCCTTCCGCCGTCGTCTCTGCAGCAACCTTGGACAAATCTCTTGGGACTCAATCCGTACCATAACGCGATGGCTGGGGCCATGTACACCCCGCTCTTGCAACAATCCTTGATGGCTGGACCAGCTGGCCACTTTGCAGTCCATCCGCAACAGCCGCATCTCGGTGCCGGGATTCCTCCCCAACAGCCGGCGGGACACATGTTCCATCTCGGACCTACTTCCCCAGCCCCGCAAACACCGGCGTACGTCACGCAACAGCCGCCTACCCAAGCAGCCAAACCAGAAGCAGCAACCCTCTCGAAACCTCAGTCAACCAGAGTCCCCGACACGCAACCGACGACCAAACACATCATTGTCGACATCGCAGACACATGCCTCAACATGTTCCCGTTCCAAGAAGTGGCGAAGCGACATAACCAACCGGAACAGAAGATACGAGACATATTTTCCGCCGTCATCCAGGTCCCGCTGCTTCGTTGTCCCACAGACAAGAGAAGGGCAGGCAAGCTAGGCACGGCTAGGGTCAAGGAGTTTATGCAGGCGAAGAAGGAAGTGCAGGCGCAGAAGGGGAACGCTGGCCAGCAGCAGATGAGGCAGGATTCTCCAAACCAGAACCTGAGTCACATGCCATATATGCCTTCGGCGTGGGATGTTGCGCAGTTCATGGGCCCGAGCGATGTGCGGCTTGGGGCGTTGCCAAAGTATTCCCCGCCTTGGTGATGAAAGAGATGGATGTTCACCAAGAGGTCGCCTAGTTTATGGGAAGGGCAGTCTTTGATTCTTGTAGCTCATaccgaggcttaagagggcATTTAGTGTAGGAGGCATCTTGAGGCTTTTGTATCTATACCCTCATTTGCAATTTCAGTCCAATTTTATTTTCTAGTTCCTGACCCCGTCTCACTTCCAAGATCATTCCATGCATACCATCACAAATAACCTCACCATTTCATTCACAGGAAGGCAGACTAGGCCACTCGACATCCCCACCCGCCTTCTCTCTCACCAACCTCACCACAAAGTTCCGCTGGCGTAGCAGCCGCGTGTGCTGGAGCATGGCGCGCCGAGCCCGCCGCATGCCGTCCTCGTCACCGGCAGCATCGGCCCGCATGTACTCACCCATCAGCACGGCGTGCTCGGCCTCGTGCCGCGCGCGGTTCTGAGCGTAGCTTGCGGGGCGGTGGCAAGCGGAGCAGCTGTCGTTGAGGAAGACGGGCTGGAGCTggggttgctgctgctgctgctggcagTGTACGCTGTCGCAGTTGATTGAGTGAGTGAAAATTGTGTGGCCGCAGGACATTGTAGTTTGGATACCTTGACACATTTTGGTGTTTTTTTGGAGGCGCACTTCTTTACGTTTAGGAATTCTTGATTGATTGGAATTTGAAGCTACTGGTTGAGCTGGAGGACATGGGCTATTTGTATCACTGTTATGGTTCTTCATTGTTCTTGTTCAGTTGGTTTCTGGAAGCTATTCGCAGTGCGTGTTCTTTGTTCCAGCTCACGAACTTGGATGTTGAACAGAATCCATTGTGCGAAAGCTTTCAGCTTTGTCTGAGCAGTGGCAGGAGCCTGAAGCTCGCAACCGGCAGAGGACCTCGTCGCGACCTCCCCTTGTGTAGTAGGGACGCAGGGATGAAGTCTTCCACCCTGCGCGGCAAACCCCCATTTCGAACCACGGGATCCAACATCCCAAAGCCTAAAACGGTTACGTGGTAATTAACACATCGGCATTTCTAGCCGTCCAAAACTACAAACTCAATCTTGTTCATGGGTACGACGAATACCGTCCCTTGATAACCCGGCACACATCTCGCTTCCGCAAAGAGCGCAAGTTGTTTTGCCGCTTCCAGATATCTCAACCGGCGGCAAGATTGATCAAGGCTGTTTGTGCCTATCAGCGAATAGGATCGCTTGCCGAAACGGCCCCATGAGAGTCAATATTTGCCCACCAATGAGCGGTGACGCGGTAGAAGCAACACAGTAAGGAGTACCCCATACCGGCTGGAGATTGCCGTCGGCCCGGCGCCTGTGGTTTTTGCGTGTTTTTGGGTGAGGGATGTTTGCGAAGCGTATATCCGCCGTTTGTATGCATGTACATGGAATGATGCTCACAACGTCTAGCGAACTCGTCCTTGGGGGAGCTATGCGTTGAGGATATACCCCATGACGCGATGCAaacccaccccccccccccctgtcTTGGGGAGCCTTCCATTTCTTGCTTTGACGGTGGAAGGTGTGTGGGGAAGAAGACATGATTTTGTCACTGACCTGATGATTTGCATGCTTAGAAGTTCACATACGGGGGGCCCTGGTGAGGTTGCAGCACACTATGCAGGCGTTGGTGTGTTCTACCGCGGACTGAAATCTACTCAGTGAGAGGGATCCGAAATCAAAAGGATGTCGAGTTCATCGAACTTACCAGATGCTACAAGCGCGACCCCGGTCTAGCCTACACCCAGGCTGCCGACCTAGACGGCTCCGGCTTCCTCGCCGTTTTTCGGCTAGAGTCTCACCCGGCCGCTTATTTCGGAGCACCGTGACTTGACGTCAAATGAAGAATTACCCCACGGAGCGGCGCTCTGATCTTTGGTGGGGGTGCTCGGACCCGAGGATTCCGGACTCCGGTGTGAGACGGGAACACGGGCGGGTGGTCTCAACGAACGTTCGGGTACAATTAGCTCAGTGTCATTGACTTGCAGCTCGGCTCTGAATGACAATGTACAGAATGTGGGGTGGGTGTTTCCAAATGTGACGTTGGAGTTAACGTTGATGTTCCCCATGGGGAAAGCAAGAGTCATGAACCTGGTTTACTACATCATCAGAGTGATGCCTCTTTCTCTGAATTTTCTGCTTCGTGAGGGGAGATCGTGTCCGTGCCTGCATGAGATCTCCAATCAATCTTTCTTTAGGTAACGTTCCAGTAAACCCCGTCCGGTCTAAGAAGCCCACTCAGGGTCTTGAGATGACGCATGGTTGCCTTTGGTGATTTAATAAGGTCCATATCGCTCCCCCTCTCATGTTGTATGTTGTTTCACGCTGCCACGCCAGACTGCATGGAACGTGAACTACCCTTTCCTGGTCGCGTCAAATGTGGTCGCACATCAAAGAAAACCTCTCCTGTGGAGCATTTACGGGGTGCATCGTCAATGGTTCAAGTAGCGTTCGAATTTTGTGCGAGCTTTTGATAAAGTTGAATGCCGTAATTTGCGATGGAAGGAGGTATCGAAAGGCATAATCTTTATCCATTACTAGGTAGTTATAGGACTTTTACCAGACGTCATCTCAGTTTCTGAGCCATCTCACCGGCCATGAAAGATCTCGATGCAACGCCAGATCCGACTACCGCAATATCCCGCCTTGGATCGGAGCCGTGTGCTGTCCGTACCTCCGAGACCAAATGTCACGTTCCATCGGAGACATCGGTGCGGCAACAGGGCATCCCACGGGTGCACGGATACAACAACGTCAGAAGAAAGAGGGCCGGAGCGGAGCCTCAGGGAAGATCCTTGTCATTGAGGACCGTGCCGGCGGGTGGTGCCGGATAAAGAAAGCTGGGGCAGACACAGGTTCCTTTTATCTCCTCTTTGGGGCGGATGGACGAATCACATTTCACGAATCTGACCTCAGGTCCTTGACCAGGCACTCACTCACACCATTGCCAGATTCCTTCCCCTCCCCTCAGCATGACTGTGGGATACACTTGAATTCCTCCTATTCCAGCGAGGGAGAAAAACTGGATAATGTGGAGAAGAAGATTGAGGATCTTCAGCTTATCTTCTCTTGTGCGATTTCCCCGCTCTGTCAAAACATGCTGTCACTATAACCTATTTGGTAACAAGAAGACGAGGTAAGCTTGTTAGTAATATGGTACTCTAGTGGAAAACTTCGAAGATAGGAAGGGCGGGGCAAGCCAAGCTTTCTCAAGATATTCAACTTCAACGTTGCCATGTTTTCGTGCCTGTCTCCGTATCTCGATGCTGCCTCTGGAAGTACCAGGTATCAAGGACATGTTACAGTAGTTATAAGTCATAGAGGGTATTGGTCAAATCATCTTGCAATAAAAGAGACATGATTAGCTCGGGTTCACAACATACGAGGAGAAAGACAATCACCCTATCGATCAACGAGCCAGGATATCGACAATGACTGCCGATGAACCTCGAGAGCTGCCTAACGATGCGTCACACACCGGAACCGGCGTCCAGCATGATCTCGAGGGTGGGAAGAACTCCAAGCTCATGAGGCTGTACTCGAATCCGTGGACACAGTAGGATCCGTCTAGAGTCCGACTACCCTCGTCGCAACAGCTAAAGTGTGCCCGCAGAATCATCCTCATTAGCTTCATCTGTTTCTGTCTACCTGGAGTTAGTAACCCTTCCTTCGTGTGACTGAGAGATCACAAAATCCTGACGCGGAAACTCTTATACAGATGTATAACGCCCTCACCGGCCTAGGAGGTTCCGGCCAAGTCGACTCAACAGTAGCGGCCAACGCAACCGTCGCCCTCCTCTCGACGACGGCCGTGGCGTCCCTCTTCTTTGTGGGCCCAATCCTGTCCCTCGTAGGCCCGAAGATCGCTTTCCTCATCGGAGGCTGGACCTACGCCCTCTATAGTGGAAGCCTCTTGAACTTCAACCGTATGTTCTCCCCCCCTTCTCCCGTCTTTCCCCCTTGACGAATACTTACAAAATGTAACCGCCCCAAAGACACCGCAAACGGAACCTTCGTTATCGCCTCTGGAGCCATCCTCGGCATCGGCTCCTCCTTCATATGGATCGTCCAGGGCGCCATAATGACAACCTACGTCCACGAGTCGCAAAAGGGCCGCGCCATCGCCGTCTTCTGGATCATCTTCAacctcggcggcggcgtcggcAGCCTCGCCGCCTTTGGCCTAAACTTCTCCTCCACCACTGGCACCGTCAACGACGCGACGTACATCGCCCTCATGGCCGTCATGCTCTTCGGCTGGGCCCTGGGCCTCTTCATCTGCTCCCCGAAACGCATCCGTCTCGCGCAGCTCAGCGCCGTGACCGAGGCGGAGGAGGCTCGCAATCGCTTACACGCCTCCGCCTCCGGCTTCGTCGCCAGGGCCAAGGGCCTCGCGACCATGACGACCACGACGCTGTGCACCTGGCGCGTCGCCTGCATGCTGCCCCTCTTCTTCTGCGCCAACGTCTTCTACTCGTACCAGCAGAACGAAGTCAACGGCATGACCTTCACCCTCCGCACCCGCTCCCTCAACGGCGCCCTCTACTGGCTCGCCCAAATGGTCGGCGGCCTCCTCATCGGCCTCCTCCTAGACCTGCCCGCGCTCGATCGCCCCGGGCGTGCCCGCCTCGGCTGGGCCGTCCTCTTCGTCACGGGCATGGCCATCTGGGGCGGCGGGTACCGGTTCCAGCGGTGGCAGGACGCGCGGCGGGCCCGGGGCCACGTGCAGGACGTCGACTACGCGCAGGGCGCGCCGGGCAGCGGCGCGAGGACGTCAGCCGCCGGACCCATGGTGCTGTATGTGCTGTACGGGGCCTA
This is a stretch of genomic DNA from Colletotrichum lupini chromosome 10, complete sequence. It encodes these proteins:
- a CDS encoding alcohol dehydrogenase GroES-like domain-containing protein, whose amino-acid sequence is MAPVATGEMAPMHLPVYKSKSCSVTASVLYGPRDLRLETRSIEEPVAGELQIAIKRTGICGSDVSYYKKFANGDLCACHPLSLGHESSGEVVSIGPQVTGFKLGDRVALEVGVPCGQCTICRKGRYNLCKKMKFRSSAKSVPHYQGTLQERINHPAAWCHKIPDHVSYEAAALLEPLSVAIHAVNRAAPEPGSTALVIGAGTVGLLTAAMARQAGCSEVTITDVDAGRVNYAVEKGFATHGHVVKTNSGTSTPADPGVMTPASIFSVQSVQSKFDGAKSLAAEILALTKVPEELDSDAEDDGVDVTFECTGKEVCMHTSLYATRPGGKVIMVGMGTPVQTLPLSVAHLREIDILGIFRYANTYPTGVRLLCAKGNGGLPPLDDMITHRFKGLQNASKAFELASRTFDDEGKLVLKVVIEA
- a CDS encoding signalosome subunit — its product is MASSDVNPLISNQKSSELQAILHPLVLLTISDYITRHTLRSQQGPIVGALLGQQNGREITVEHAFDCHTIPAPEVEGGYLLDSGRFGARLEQIHKDRSLDLVGWYTLLAVTGPTPTILPIHHQLLSEFNESALLLGFHPEEVFTHSVGGKLPMTIYESNYEVDDPRAAEAEGEDKKMDDGESKLKLRFRELPYTVETGEAEMISMDHVARGAGNATAVEAPKETAKPKVQLVESGGKRRVVVADSADGDDTEAQLSPEEEEMVAALTAKANAVKMLQGRIRLITTYLERLPAEPLAGADQADAASATTGAQTTPSHTILRQIQALVNRLDLVVPSDAEGFEKEVLCEENEVAITSRLNDLMQSISGMRDLGKKFSIAESARVRNRGGAAAADFSSYGPSGFNLPGAGDIMM